The following proteins come from a genomic window of Novosphingobium aromaticivorans DSM 12444:
- a CDS encoding FKBP-type peptidyl-prolyl cis-trans isomerase: MTNFALALCRIAPVLVLSAAVPAISAAPAKAPVASAQAIPLPLNPVIAGPQRLCTAKTASGLGTMGLKAVEGAKPAKGDYVLVNYIGYLATNGEVFDQGMQAAFPVEGVIPGFSEGLQMMAKGSTWRFCVPSPLGYGAEASGPIPANSDLVFQVELVDFKTAAEVEAMRAAAASAQPGAEAQPATPR, from the coding sequence ATGACCAACTTCGCCCTGGCGCTTTGCCGCATCGCTCCCGTCCTCGTCCTCTCGGCCGCGGTGCCGGCCATTTCGGCTGCTCCCGCCAAGGCGCCCGTGGCCTCGGCCCAGGCCATCCCGTTGCCGCTGAACCCCGTGATCGCGGGACCGCAGCGGCTGTGCACCGCCAAGACCGCGAGCGGACTGGGCACGATGGGGCTGAAGGCCGTGGAAGGCGCGAAGCCCGCCAAGGGCGACTACGTGCTGGTCAACTACATCGGTTATCTTGCGACGAACGGCGAAGTGTTCGACCAGGGCATGCAGGCCGCCTTCCCGGTGGAAGGCGTGATCCCGGGTTTTTCCGAAGGGCTCCAGATGATGGCCAAGGGAAGCACGTGGCGCTTCTGCGTTCCGTCCCCGCTTGGGTATGGCGCGGAAGCTTCGGGGCCGATCCCGGCCAACTCGGACCTCGTCTTCCAGGTCGAACTCGTCGACTTCAAGACCGCCGCCGAAGTGGAGGCCATGCGGGCCGCCGCCGCCTCGGCCCAGCCCGGTGCCGAAGCGCAGCCTGCCACCCCGCGCTGA
- the miaB gene encoding tRNA (N6-isopentenyl adenosine(37)-C2)-methylthiotransferase MiaB, whose product MSSSAPSSASPKTFRVKSFGCQMNVYDGERMAELLAAQGMSAAGDGDDADLVVLNTCHIREKATEKVYSDIGRLRRADGSAPLIAVAGCVAQAEGEEIMARAPSVKVVVGPQSYHRLPEMVADAAAGKRSTETDMPAEAKFAALPKRRKSAPTAFLTVQEGCDKFCTYCVVPYTRGAEISRPFSDLVEEAKLLVAGGAREITLLGQNVNAWAGEDDKGRPIGLDGLARALAAEPDLKRIRYTTSHPNDMTDGLIAAHGELEKLMPFLHLPVQAGNDRVLKAMNRSHTADSYMALLERIRAARPDIALSGDFIVGFPGETDAEFEDTLRLVDAVGYAQAFSFKYSARPGTPAATMENHVPVAVMDERLQRLQAALNRDQLAFNKASVGKTCEVLVERRGKHPGQWLGKSPWLQSVHFSGEAEIGDMVTVELIEAGPNSISGRLA is encoded by the coding sequence ATGTCCTCCTCCGCACCTTCCTCCGCATCTCCCAAGACGTTCCGCGTCAAAAGCTTCGGCTGCCAGATGAACGTCTACGACGGCGAGCGCATGGCAGAGCTACTTGCGGCGCAAGGGATGTCGGCCGCAGGGGACGGGGACGATGCCGACCTGGTCGTGCTCAACACGTGCCACATCCGCGAAAAGGCCACCGAAAAGGTCTATTCCGACATCGGTCGCCTGCGCCGCGCGGACGGCTCTGCCCCGCTCATCGCCGTGGCGGGGTGCGTCGCCCAGGCCGAGGGCGAGGAGATCATGGCCCGCGCGCCAAGCGTAAAGGTCGTGGTCGGCCCGCAGTCGTATCACCGCCTGCCCGAAATGGTCGCCGACGCTGCTGCCGGCAAGCGCTCGACCGAAACCGACATGCCCGCCGAGGCCAAGTTCGCGGCATTGCCCAAGCGCCGCAAGTCTGCGCCGACCGCGTTCCTTACCGTGCAGGAAGGTTGCGACAAGTTCTGCACCTATTGCGTCGTGCCCTATACGCGCGGGGCCGAAATCAGCCGGCCGTTCTCCGATCTGGTAGAGGAGGCAAAGCTGCTCGTCGCAGGCGGCGCGCGCGAGATCACGCTGCTCGGCCAGAACGTCAACGCCTGGGCCGGCGAGGACGACAAGGGCCGCCCCATCGGGCTCGACGGTCTTGCCCGCGCGCTGGCCGCCGAACCAGACCTCAAGCGCATCCGCTATACCACCAGCCATCCCAACGACATGACCGACGGCCTGATCGCCGCGCATGGCGAACTCGAAAAGCTGATGCCGTTCCTGCACCTGCCCGTCCAGGCCGGTAACGACCGCGTGCTCAAGGCGATGAACCGCAGCCATACCGCCGACAGCTACATGGCGCTGCTTGAACGCATCCGCGCCGCGCGGCCGGACATCGCGCTTTCGGGCGACTTCATCGTCGGTTTCCCCGGCGAGACCGACGCCGAATTCGAGGACACGCTGCGCCTGGTCGATGCGGTGGGCTATGCTCAGGCCTTCAGCTTCAAGTATTCCGCCCGCCCCGGCACTCCGGCGGCGACGATGGAGAACCACGTTCCCGTCGCCGTCATGGACGAACGCCTCCAGCGCCTCCAGGCCGCGCTCAACCGGGATCAACTCGCCTTCAACAAGGCCAGCGTCGGCAAGACGTGCGAGGTTCTGGTCGAACGCCGGGGCAAGCATCCCGGCCAGTGGCTCGGCAAATCGCCCTGGCTCCAATCGGTGCACTTTTCCGGCGAGGCGGAAATCGGGGACATGGTCACAGTGGAACTGATCGAGGCCGGGCCGAACTCGATTTCCGGGCGCCTGGCCTGA
- a CDS encoding GNAT family N-acetyltransferase, which translates to MDDIDRIMSVMDAAFPAEFGEAWNRRQVTDALVVGNCRYGLIAPDGSADFGSQTNTAGFFLGRSILDEEELLLFAIAPAHRRQGLGHKLLQRFILEARANGISRIFLEMRRNNPASFLYASHGFQEIGVRPAYYRTPAGTRIDAISQELILSD; encoded by the coding sequence ATGGACGACATCGACCGCATCATGTCCGTGATGGACGCCGCGTTTCCTGCCGAGTTCGGCGAAGCATGGAACAGGCGGCAAGTAACCGACGCGCTTGTCGTCGGCAATTGTCGCTACGGCCTGATCGCCCCTGATGGTTCGGCCGATTTCGGATCGCAGACCAATACTGCGGGTTTCTTTCTTGGCAGAAGCATACTCGACGAAGAAGAGCTGCTGCTCTTCGCAATCGCGCCCGCACACCGCAGACAGGGACTCGGGCATAAGTTATTGCAGCGTTTCATTCTGGAAGCGCGGGCGAATGGCATTTCGCGCATCTTCCTGGAGATGCGCCGCAACAACCCCGCCAGCTTCCTTTACGCAAGTCACGGGTTTCAAGAAATTGGTGTTAGACCAGCATATTACCGCACGCCTGCGGGAACGCGGATAGACGCGATCAGCCAGGAACTCATACTTTCGGATTAA
- a CDS encoding MucR family transcriptional regulator: protein MTEIQNDMRETLITLTSDIVAAHVSNNSVAVSDLPTLITNVYSALAGLDQPAPAEEPAPEPAVSIRSSVKNDHIVCLEDGKKLKMLKRHLATRYNMTPEQYRARWNLPADYPMVAPAYAEKRRELAKKIGLGRKPAPKRARKAAS, encoded by the coding sequence ATGACTGAAATCCAGAACGACATGCGTGAAACGCTCATCACGCTCACATCTGATATCGTCGCAGCACATGTCAGCAACAACAGCGTGGCTGTGAGCGACCTGCCCACGCTGATCACGAATGTCTATTCGGCGCTCGCCGGACTGGATCAGCCAGCACCCGCCGAAGAACCGGCGCCGGAACCGGCAGTTTCGATCCGCTCTTCCGTGAAGAACGATCACATCGTCTGCCTCGAAGACGGCAAGAAACTGAAGATGCTCAAGCGTCATCTTGCAACGCGCTACAACATGACCCCCGAACAGTATCGCGCTCGCTGGAACCTTCCTGCCGACTACCCGATGGTCGCGCCGGCATATGCCGAGAAGCGCCGCGAACTGGCCAAGAAGATCGGCCTCGGCCGCAAGCCCGCGCCGAAGCGCGCGCGCAAGGCCGCGTCCTGA
- a CDS encoding Fur family transcriptional regulator → MHQAIDIEALCAERGLRITDQRRTIARVLSESDDHPDVEKLHERASAIDPRISIATVYRTVRLFEEAGILDRHDFGDGRARYEATPEAHHDHLIDVESGKVIEFVDPELEQLQRQIAEKLGYRLVDHRMELYGVKLERDG, encoded by the coding sequence GTGCACCAGGCCATCGACATCGAAGCCCTCTGCGCAGAGCGCGGCCTTCGCATCACCGACCAGCGGCGGACGATCGCCCGCGTCCTGTCGGAAAGCGACGACCACCCCGACGTGGAGAAGCTGCACGAACGCGCGTCAGCCATCGACCCGCGCATCTCGATCGCCACGGTCTACCGCACCGTGCGCCTCTTCGAAGAGGCGGGCATTCTCGACCGTCACGATTTCGGCGACGGCCGCGCCCGCTACGAGGCGACGCCCGAGGCGCATCACGATCACCTGATCGACGTCGAATCCGGCAAGGTCATCGAATTCGTCGATCCCGAACTCGAGCAGCTCCAGCGCCAGATCGCGGAGAAGCTGGGCTATCGCCTGGTGGATCACCGCATGGAGCTTTACGGCGTCAAGCTTGAACGCGACGGCTGA
- a CDS encoding NifU family protein encodes MFIETETTPNPATLKFLPGEQVMASGTREFVSHEEAEASPLAQALFDLGDVTGVLFGRDFVSVTAAPGVAWADLKPQVLSLLLDHFVAQAPLFAPGSAGGIVVPADADEDFADDPADADIIDQIKDLIETRVRPAVANDGGDIIYRGFREGVVYLKMQGACSGCPSSTATLKNGIESLLKHYVPEVSEVRAA; translated from the coding sequence ATGTTCATCGAGACCGAAACCACGCCCAATCCCGCCACGCTCAAGTTCCTCCCGGGCGAGCAGGTGATGGCGTCCGGCACGCGCGAGTTCGTATCGCACGAAGAGGCCGAGGCATCGCCCCTTGCACAGGCGCTGTTCGACCTTGGCGACGTGACCGGCGTCCTGTTCGGGCGTGACTTCGTGTCCGTCACTGCCGCCCCCGGCGTCGCCTGGGCGGATCTCAAGCCGCAGGTACTTTCGCTGCTGCTAGACCACTTCGTTGCGCAGGCTCCGCTGTTCGCTCCCGGTTCTGCCGGCGGGATCGTGGTTCCTGCCGATGCCGACGAAGACTTCGCCGACGATCCGGCCGATGCTGACATCATCGACCAGATCAAGGACCTGATCGAGACGCGGGTGCGGCCTGCGGTCGCAAACGATGGTGGCGACATCATCTACAGGGGCTTCCGCGAAGGCGTGGTCTATCTCAAGATGCAGGGCGCCTGCTCTGGCTGCCCGTCCTCCACGGCGACGCTCAAGAACGGCATCGAGAGCCTGCTCAAGCACTACGTCCCCGAAGTGAGCGAAGTCCGCGCCGCCTGA
- a CDS encoding lysophospholipid acyltransferase family protein, giving the protein MNATADAISKPVISLAGRLRIARRLLAMVLLLLACVPLYYVWRILRLHNPWPRLFLGGIGWAAGARVKVEGAPSRKGAFLLANHVSWLDIPVIAGASGSAFVAHSGLAGHGLLKWLCDMNDTVFVARHDRRSVHTQVEQVRAALTDTGALTVFPEGTTSDGRSLLPFKSSLLSALDPPPPGIAIQPVWLDYGPDVADMAWVGDEHGLDNFLKILARRKSLPVTVHFLAPLQPEETASRKLMATASRERILAAMGRNR; this is encoded by the coding sequence TTGAACGCGACGGCTGATGCCATAAGCAAGCCGGTCATTTCGCTGGCCGGCCGGTTGCGCATCGCGCGGCGACTGCTGGCGATGGTTCTGCTGCTTCTGGCCTGCGTGCCGCTCTACTATGTCTGGCGCATCCTTCGCCTGCACAACCCTTGGCCGCGCCTGTTCCTCGGCGGCATCGGATGGGCTGCGGGCGCACGCGTCAAGGTCGAGGGGGCGCCAAGCCGCAAGGGCGCGTTCCTGCTCGCCAACCACGTAAGCTGGCTCGACATTCCGGTCATCGCCGGCGCCAGTGGCAGCGCGTTCGTGGCGCATTCCGGGCTTGCCGGGCACGGCCTGCTCAAGTGGTTGTGCGACATGAACGACACCGTCTTCGTCGCACGGCACGACCGCCGTTCGGTCCACACCCAGGTCGAACAGGTCCGCGCGGCCCTGACCGATACCGGGGCGCTGACGGTCTTTCCCGAAGGTACCACCAGTGACGGCCGCAGCCTTTTGCCTTTCAAATCGTCGTTGCTGTCCGCGCTCGATCCCCCGCCGCCGGGAATCGCGATCCAGCCGGTCTGGCTGGATTACGGACCAGACGTTGCAGACATGGCATGGGTCGGCGACGAACACGGTCTCGACAACTTCCTCAAGATCCTCGCACGGCGAAAGTCACTGCCCGTCACGGTCCATTTCCTTGCGCCACTCCAGCCCGAAGAAACCGCCAGCCGCAAACTGATGGCAACTGCCTCGCGTGAACGGATCCTCGCCGCGATGGGCCGCAACAGGTAG
- a CDS encoding PhoH family protein, whose amino-acid sequence MARKLPRADEAHHRPEQHRPDLHRRARVEVEFDEQTVLGALFGQFDTNLVQIENRLGVYISARGNRVLIEGPEDSVARARDVLKGMHQRLLSGQDLDSGAVESLIAMSVEPTLEGIITGAPGGAPPIMIRTRKKTIIPRSPTQIDYMKALISNDVIFALGPAGTGKTYLAVAQAVAQLISGSVQRLILSRPAVEAGERLGFLPGDMKEKVDPYLRPLYDALYDCMPPEQVERRMASGEIEIAPIAFMRGRTLADAFVILDEAQNTTPAQMKMFLTRFGQNSRMVICGDPKQVDLPGGVGASGLNDAVQRLEGVEGIATVRFSTADVVRHPIVGRIVEAYEGKNEGRDA is encoded by the coding sequence ATGGCCCGAAAACTCCCCCGCGCCGACGAGGCGCACCATCGCCCGGAGCAGCATCGCCCCGATCTTCACAGGCGCGCCCGCGTTGAAGTCGAATTCGATGAACAGACCGTCCTCGGCGCCCTGTTCGGCCAGTTCGACACCAATCTCGTGCAGATCGAGAACCGGTTGGGAGTTTACATTTCGGCGCGCGGCAATCGCGTCCTCATCGAAGGTCCGGAAGATTCCGTCGCCCGTGCGCGCGACGTCCTCAAGGGGATGCACCAGCGCCTTCTCTCAGGCCAGGACCTCGATTCCGGCGCGGTCGAATCCCTCATCGCGATGAGCGTCGAGCCCACCCTAGAAGGGATCATCACCGGCGCGCCCGGCGGTGCCCCGCCTATCATGATCCGCACCCGCAAGAAGACGATCATTCCGCGTTCCCCGACGCAGATCGACTACATGAAGGCGCTGATCTCGAACGACGTGATCTTCGCGCTGGGGCCGGCTGGTACCGGCAAGACCTATCTCGCGGTCGCCCAGGCCGTTGCGCAGCTCATCTCCGGTTCGGTCCAGCGACTGATCCTGTCCCGTCCGGCGGTCGAGGCCGGAGAGCGGCTGGGCTTCCTGCCCGGCGACATGAAGGAGAAGGTCGATCCCTATCTCCGCCCGCTCTACGACGCGCTCTACGACTGCATGCCGCCCGAACAGGTCGAGCGGCGCATGGCCAGCGGAGAGATCGAGATCGCGCCGATCGCCTTCATGCGCGGGCGCACGCTGGCAGACGCATTCGTCATTCTCGACGAGGCGCAGAACACCACGCCCGCGCAGATGAAGATGTTCCTCACCCGCTTCGGCCAGAACAGCCGCATGGTCATCTGCGGCGACCCCAAGCAGGTCGACCTTCCCGGCGGTGTCGGGGCAAGCGGGCTCAACGACGCCGTCCAGCGCCTCGAAGGCGTCGAAGGGATCGCAACGGTACGCTTCAGCACGGCAGACGTCGTGCGCCACCCCATCGTCGGCCGGATCGTCGAGGCATACGAAGGCAAGAACGAAGGCCGCGACGCGTGA
- the tsaB gene encoding tRNA (adenosine(37)-N6)-threonylcarbamoyltransferase complex dimerization subunit type 1 TsaB has protein sequence MRRLVIDSATENCSVALIDNGELVAGECIKLGRGHAERLVPMIAALPGNGRAEAIAVDVGPGSFTGIRVGLAAARALAMAWGARIEGYESLSLVAAMAASARPGLPIDVCMTGGHGEWFFQSFSAQLAPLSPLASLHPDEARGRCTAPLVAGSQALALGALRPDAIALDILPDARRSVLLAPAAFHSDPRPSYGRAPDAKLPAQVQ, from the coding sequence ATGCGAAGGCTCGTAATCGACAGCGCGACGGAAAACTGCTCGGTCGCCCTGATCGACAACGGCGAGCTTGTCGCCGGGGAATGCATCAAACTCGGCCGTGGCCATGCCGAACGGCTTGTCCCCATGATCGCGGCGCTTCCCGGAAACGGCCGTGCCGAGGCAATTGCCGTCGATGTCGGACCAGGCAGCTTCACCGGTATCCGCGTTGGCCTTGCCGCCGCGCGCGCATTGGCCATGGCGTGGGGCGCCCGGATCGAAGGCTACGAAAGCCTCTCGCTTGTTGCCGCGATGGCTGCGTCTGCGCGTCCCGGCCTGCCCATCGACGTATGCATGACCGGCGGCCATGGCGAATGGTTCTTCCAGTCGTTCTCGGCCCAACTTGCGCCGCTTTCGCCTCTCGCCTCGCTGCATCCGGACGAAGCCCGTGGCCGTTGCACCGCCCCTCTCGTCGCGGGAAGCCAGGCACTGGCGCTTGGCGCCCTGCGACCGGACGCCATCGCGCTCGACATATTGCCCGATGCGCGGCGGTCCGTGCTCCTTGCGCCCGCCGCATTCCATTCCGACCCACGGCCAAGCTATGGCCGGGCGCCGGACGCAAAGCTTCCCGCCCAGGTCCAATAG